The following proteins are encoded in a genomic region of Salvelinus namaycush isolate Seneca unplaced genomic scaffold, SaNama_1.0 Scaffold564, whole genome shotgun sequence:
- the mapre3b gene encoding microtubule-associated protein RP/EB family member 3b, with protein MMAVNVFSISSALENLSRHEMLSWVNDSLRLTYTKIEQLCSGAVYCQFMDMLFPGCVLLKKVKFAARLEHEFIKNFKVLQASFKRMGVDKIIPVERLVKGRFQDNFEFIQWFKKFFDANYDGKEYDPVTTRQEGTPSPNPGPQRTSPTATKTFHAPPRQIQSAPIRRATPTRASDAEILELNQQMLDLKLTVDGLEKERDFYFSKLRDIELICQENETNTSPTLSKIMDILYATEGEVDLLSQLT; from the exons ATGATGGCGGTGAATGTATTCTCCATCTCTTCGGCTCTGGAGAACCTGAGTCGTCATGAGATGCTGTCCTGGGTCAACGACTCTCTACGGCTCACCTACACCAAGATAGAACAACTGTGTTCCG GTGCAGTGTATTGTCAGTTCATGGACATGCTGTTCCCTGGCTGTGTCCTGCTGAAGAAGGTGAAGTTCGCAGCCCGGCTGGAACATGAGTTCATCAAAAACTTCAAGGTCCTACAGGCCTCCTTCAAGAGAATGGGCGTagacaag ATCATCCCAGTAGAGAGGCTGGTGAAGGGGAGGTTCCAGGATAACTTTGAGTTCATCCAGTGGTTTAAGAAGTTTTTTGATGCCAACTACGACGGGAAGGAGTATGACCCTGTGACCACACGCCAGGAGGGCACCCCCTCACCCAACCCAG GCCCCCAGAGGACGTCTCCCACGGCGACCAAGACATTCCACGCCCCCCCGAGGCAGATACAGTCCGCCCCCATCCGCAGGGCGACGCCCACCAGAGCATCAGACGCTGAGATACTAGAACTGAACCAGCag atgttggACCTGAAGTTGACAGTGGATGGtcttgagaaggagagagatttCTACTTCAGTAAACTGAGAGACATCGAGCTGATCTGTCAGGAGAATGAGACCAACACCAGCCCAACACTCTCCAAGATCATGGATATACTGTACGCTACTGAG ggCGAGGTTGACCTTCTCAGCCAACTTACCTGA